The genomic region ACCCGAGTGCGAAAACGCCGGTATGGCGGTCGTGTCGATCGCGGTCGTGTCGATCGCAGGCAGGACGACCAGGCGAGTGCCGCGGCACTCGCTGCGCCATCAGGAGACTGTGAAGGCGCCGCCGGTGTACTTCATGTAGTCGCATGTGGCGGCGTAGGCGAAGGGTGCGACCGCGGCGGGTCCGTCGCGGCGGGTCGGTCTGAACAGGGTGCGCCCGGCGACGATGCCGGGGGCGATGAAGCTGGCGCCGAGTCGTGATCTCTCTCTGGGTCGTGGTCAGGTGACGACGATGACGTGGACGCCGACCGCCTCGTAGGTGCCGCGGGCCCGGCCGTCTCGGGTGGCAAGAGGCACGCCGTGGTCTTTGGCGGCCAGGGCCACCATCGCGTCGTACACGCCACCACCGGCGATGCCCAGGCGGCTCAACGTCTCCGGTAGCCGGCGGGAGCGCGGGCCGCTGAGCAAGAGGGGGGATGCGAATCGGGTCGCGAGCAGCCGGGCGGCGTCGGG from Mycobacteriales bacterium harbors:
- a CDS encoding type II toxin-antitoxin system VapC family toxin, giving the protein MTVGVDTSVAVPLLVRSHREHDAVVRWWDGQQLALSGHALVETYSVLTRLPGDARLAAPDAARLLATRFASPLLLSGPRSRRLPETLSRLGIAGGGVYDAMVALAAKDHGVPLATRDGRARGTYEAVGVHVIVVT